From a single Pempheris klunzingeri isolate RE-2024b chromosome 2, fPemKlu1.hap1, whole genome shotgun sequence genomic region:
- the LOC139218361 gene encoding LOW QUALITY PROTEIN: SH3 and cysteine-rich domain-containing protein 3-like (The sequence of the model RefSeq protein was modified relative to this genomic sequence to represent the inferred CDS: substituted 1 base at 1 genomic stop codon), which translates to MAHYDSLDDKDSVDIHDSPPLPDNVVKEEDNTLYFIYDEEVEEEDKDELPPPEPVKPVNDKPHKFKDHYCKKPKFCDVCARMIVLNNKFALRCKNCKTSIHHQCQSYVEFQRCFGKIPPGFRRAYSSPLYSTQQNATSNRTDPVFETLRIGVIMANKERKKGSEDKKNMMTMMMEDDESQPKQQDEGGEGGKXGDKKGDKAPADDKSKKLQPGKIGVFSQSHYYLALYRFKAIEKDDLDVHAGDRITVIDDSNEEWWRGKIRERTGFIPANYIIRVRAGERVYKVTRSFVGNREMGQITLKKDQIVVKKGEEANGYLKVSTGRKLGFFPANLLQEI; encoded by the exons ATGGCTCATTATGACTC GCTGGATGACAAGGACTCTGTGGATATTCATGACAGCCCACCTCTCCCTGATAATGTGGTGAAAGAGGAGGACAACACG ctaTACTTCATCTATGATGAGGAAGTAGAGGAGGAAGATAAAGACGAGCTACCTCCTCCAGAACCAGTCAAACCAGTCAACGACAAGCCTCACAAGTTCAAGGACCACTACTGCAAGAAACCGAAGTTTTGTGACGTCTGCGCACGCATGATAGTTT TGAACAACAAGTTTGCATTGAGATGTAAGAACTGCAAAACCAGCATCCACCACCAGTGTCAGTCCTACGTTGAGTTCCAGaggtgttttggcaaaatt CCTCCAGGGTTCAGAAGAGCCTACAGCTCTCCTCTCTACAGCACTCAGCAGAATGCCACG TCAAACCGCACTGACCCCGTGTTTGAGACGCTGCGCATTGGTGTGATCATGGCCAACAAGGAGCGTAAAAAAGGGTCAGAGGACAAGAAGAAT atgatgacgatgatgatggaggatgatgagtCCCAGCCCAAACAGCAGGATGAAGGGGGCGAAggaggtaagt AAGGGGACAAAAAAGGAGACAAGGCTCCTGCTGATGACAAG AGTAAAAAGCTTCAGCCGGGGAAGATCGGTGTGTTCAGTCAGTCTCACTACTATCTGGCTCTGTACCGCTTCAAAGCCATAGAGAAAGACGATCTGGATGTTCA TGCCGGTGATCGCATCACAGTGATAGATGACTCCAACGAGGAATGGTGGAGG GGGAagatcagagagagaacaggctTCATACCTGCCAACTACATCATCCGAGTGCGAGCGGGAGAGAGGGTCTATAAGGTGACACGCTCCTTTGTTGGCAACAGAGAGATGGGCCAAATCACTCTGAAGAAAGACcag atcGTGGTGAAGAAGGGTGAGGAGGCAAACGGCTACCTGAAGGTCAGTACGGGGCGGAAGCTCGGCTTCTTCCCCGCCAACCTGCTGCAGGAGATCTGA